A segment of the Rattus norvegicus strain BN/NHsdMcwi chromosome 16, GRCr8, whole genome shotgun sequence genome:
AGGCAGAAAACAGAAGACAGACTCTTCAGTCTCTACGTGACAGCCTTGATAAGGAAGTCAAGCATACAGGCTGCTTCATCGGGAAGGGTCCTGACAAGCAGGCAAAGACATGCCCTTTGAGCTGAGCAGTGGGTGTGCACCCCAGGTGTGCTGGCTGGGGGTTCAACTAGCGCCCATAAGCAAGAAAGCTGGGGCAAATCTGGGCAAAAGGGGGTGATGGTATGTCTGTATTAGGAGAGATACATAACATGGAATTACCATATTTCATATTATGACAGGGAATGTCTGAAGGTCATCATTCTACACCACTCGATAGACTTCATTCTGTAGTTCCCCCAGGCCCTTTCATGATCTGTAGTCTGCAGTAACAGTGCCCCTGGCTGCCTTCCTTCTTACCACAAAATGCATGACCCAGAAGAGATCAGTTTTGCTTCCATCCAATTTAAATCTAGCTGCTCTGACCACCAAATCCGGAACATTTAAAGTATGCCCATAAAGGTATGCTTAGATAAAACACAAACTCCCCATCGCCCAATTTCAGCTTCACTTTACAAAGGTGATTTCCTCACAGATACCAGCATGCAACCCCAGATCGCTACCCCTCTGAGAGAGGCAcaatatacaattcacagattACAGACTAGTACCAGTTTTAGGAAtaagatatcatagaaaataacattttaaaaaagtcaaaatgCTTTACACTTCAAAAGTGAAAAagttaagataaaaaataaaccaCACACGCTAGGATCAAAAACATTTGATGTCTGCCTGTTGCTAACTTATGAAGTCAGAGGGCAAAGGGCTACGCTCAGCGACCCCGCCTCTGAATCTGTGAGACTCCCTCTTGTCTCAGGGAAACATCACTTTAGTAAGAAAAGCAGACGTCTTTTAccaaacttccaaaacaaaacaacacccctAAATGTCTACAAATATGCATGTAAAAAGTTTCCAAACTCCcctataaaattttaatttgccCTAAAGAAAATCACAGGGTTTGGAGGTTTACCCAACAGTCAGAGTTCCAGGAGTCTTACACTAGCGAATGATAACTGCAATCCAATATGGTTAAGAAAAATTCATCTGATACCTCAGAGTTGACATTTAAAATAACATAGAAAAACTTGGTAAGGTTTTTCTCCCCTATCCTTTTATAATACAcaccataaataaaaaaaaaaaaaacctactcaGTGTCCTTGGGGGTCCGTAAAGCATCCTGAATATGACTGTATACTGCAAACACATTTAAGCGTGCTCTGGAGGATTCCAGGATATGCTAGTCTTGCTATTGGAAAGTCTCAGACAAGGCACTGAAGTGGACACTCCAGGAGACGTGAGAGCTACGACTCTCTCAAACAAAAGCAGCTCACACAGCTTGTCACTGAGTCTTCTGAAAACTCGGGGTGAAACTGAGTGCTTCGAAAGCTCCCCCAAAGTCCAAGAGGAAAAGCTAAAAGTTCAGACTGTCCCACCTCGTCCCGGTGCTGTGCCATGTGACCCCACACGGGAACCAATGACTTTCCAGTAACTAATATGTTGCTCTCTGTTGGGATACAgaggaggggtcaggaagagaggggagggactgCCTATCCCAGACACAAACTACTTATTTGCTTTGACTATCACATCCAGATCACTGGATAGGCTGTGTAAGGGGAGGAAATGTAGTGAAAGAGCTTGCACAGAAAACGGCTGTCCCCCATTCCTCTTCTGAGGCTGTAGGGTATCAGGCCAGTGTGTCACAGAACTGAGACGACTCCCTCCGAGTCCGTGTGGAATGAAGGAGACACTTGGAAAGCCATGGGCAGGGCAGGACCTCGAGGTCAACTGTAAGGCTGGAAAAGGCTGGAGCCTGGTTTCTGGGTGACTTTCGAAGACCAAGTGTGGAAGGGAGGCCAGCTTTCTGTCCTTGCCAGCTTGGCTCCTCTCCAGACCCTTCTGGCACCATCCTGTGCATTCCCTTGTGGCCAACCCGGATACCACAGAGGTTCAGCACGCCTCCTCTCCTCTGAGCAAGAAACCAGGCGTGATGGAAGCACACTGGACTTGCCGGTTTGAGAAAAAGGTGAACAGGATCCTGTCTTTTCAAAAACCACGCCTAATGGCAGATCAACTTCCCTCTGGCCTCGCGTTCTCACCTCCACCTTGATCAGAGACACAGACTGTCAACTGCAGTCAACTCACTAGTAATAGGGCCCCAGCTTTTCATACCCCAGATAACTAGGCCACTCTGGAAACAGGCCGAAGGAACACCGAGGGCTCCCGAACTGGTCAAAAGAGATTCCAAAATCCGGCCCATTGTACGGCTCAGTCATTCCCTGGGTGGATCTGAGTTCGGCCCTGGTGATCCTGTAGTTTTTGCCTTTGTTGCTGTCCCAGTACGACTGGCCGTTACACTCGTAGCACACGGCGAACTCCATTCTTTCATAAGACTGGATTTTCTCCGGTAGGCTGATATCAAAGGAGAATGTGTCCCTGTCTGAACCAGCGTAAGTGTCCTTCACATACTGACAAGGGAAGTCTGTGAAGCTTTTCCAGGTATCGAATGTCATCCTGATCTTCACAACCTTCTCGAATGCCAGGTTCTGGACCTTGACGGTGCCCGCGATGGCTTTCTCCTTCAGCACGCAGTTTTCGAGGCAGACATGGTTGGTCTGAAGCCGATTTCTAAAGTCTAAGTAATCTGCAGAAGGCTGCGGAAAATCCAAAACAAAGCTCTCACTCTCTGCTGTCGTCAGACTCACGATGTTGTCTAGGAGCTCAGTGATGTTAAACGGAATATCTAGTGGGTCATCGAATTCCGAGAACACTTTCACCATTGTTAGGGCCAGCCCCTGGTTGTCGGCGAAGGACACCCgcttcttca
Coding sequences within it:
- the Ppp1r3b gene encoding protein phosphatase 1 regulatory subunit 3B isoform X1: MAVDIEYSYSSMAPSLRRERFTFKISPKLNKPLRPCIQLGSKDEAGRMVAPTVQEKKVKKRVSFADNQGLALTMVKVFSEFDDPLDIPFNITELLDNIVSLTTAESESFVLDFPQPSADYLDFRNRLQTNHVCLENCVLKEKAIAGTVKVQNLAFEKVVKIRMTFDTWKSFTDFPCQYVKDTYAGSDRDTFSFDISLPEKIQSYERMEFAVCYECNGQSYWDSNKGKNYRITRAELRSTQGMTEPYNGPDFGISFDQFGSPRCSFGLFPEWPSYLGYEKLGPYY